TGAATCATCCAGGGGCTTCGGTGGCGTGGCGTGGCGTGGCTGCCCGCCGGGGCTTCACGGTACGGGACTTCGATTTCCCCATCCTGCGCGGTGAGGAGATGACGGTCGAAGAGGTCGTCGACCTGCACATGGCGGCGATTCGGCCAAAAACCAGAGCTTTGGTGGTGCCGCACGTCGACAACTCAATTGGACTGACCCACCCTCTGAAGGAGATCGCGGAGGCTGCGCGAGCGCGTGGGGTCGAGTTCATACTCGTGGATGGAGCCCAGTCCGCCGGAATGATCCCCGTGGATCTGGGTTCTGCCGGGGTCGATGCCTACGCCATGAGCCCACACAAATGGATTCAGGCTCCCAAGGGCACAGGACTCTTCTGGGTGGCGCCAAGCCTGCGGGACCGACTTCCGAGAATGTGGTACCGGACCGCAGGAGAACGCATCAGGGGCTCGGCGAGGAAATACGAAGATTATTCAACTCGTGCCTGGCCTGCCGTCGTGGCCCTTGGAGACGCACTCGCCTTCCAGGCCTCGATCGGCGCTGACGAGAAACAGCGCCGCTACCGGGCCTTATGGAGTCAGGTGTACGAGCGGACTCAGGCGGATCGGGCGCTGGCCTGGCGTTCGCCGGTGGATCCGGAGTTGAGGTCTGTGATTATGGCGGTGGAAGTCCGCGGTGCGGCCGCGCCAGAGGTGGGGAGTGCGCTATTGGAAGGTCACGGGGCTGTGGTT
Above is a window of Longimicrobiales bacterium DNA encoding:
- a CDS encoding aminotransferase class V-fold PLP-dependent enzyme yields the protein MHRTRTTRRGFLGALAAAGAGAPLLARAEAIEAAVLDDGQASGSTVFDADGRLSIRRLREQYLLSGDLIYLNHASIGTVPAAVHRAHAGYLELCESFPSLYVWGSVWRDVTETTRGLAADLLGCEADDLAITHNTTEGFNVLAHGLPLVSGDEVLFSSLNHPGASVAWRGVAARRGFTVRDFDFPILRGEEMTVEEVVDLHMAAIRPKTRALVVPHVDNSIGLTHPLKEIAEAARARGVEFILVDGAQSAGMIPVDLGSAGVDAYAMSPHKWIQAPKGTGLFWVAPSLRDRLPRMWYRTAGERIRGSARKYEDYSTRAWPAVVALGDALAFQASIGADEKQRRYRALWSQVYERTQADRALAWRSPVDPELRSVIMAVEVRGAAAPEVGSALLEGHGAVVRSFGGPLNTLRVSPNVMTEDVDITRFLDAAAAQGS